The Pedobacter cryoconitis genome has a window encoding:
- a CDS encoding gliding motility lipoprotein GldD, producing MKSYLLYSVFFILCLSAACTSNETYTPKPRGYFQIKFPKKEYLTYNDGCPFTFDYPKYTKIEADQERGAGDCWSNVHFTQFNARLHLTYYGVSSQKEYEGLVEDARTLAFKHTVKANAIDQKLINFPDRKVYGIYYAIEGNTASSVQFFLTDSAKHYFRGALYFNERPQYDSVAPVVTFIKKDIDRMIDTFRWKN from the coding sequence ATGAAATCATATTTACTGTACAGCGTCTTTTTTATTTTATGCCTGAGTGCGGCGTGTACCAGTAATGAAACTTATACACCTAAGCCAAGAGGTTACTTTCAGATTAAATTCCCTAAAAAAGAATACCTGACCTACAACGACGGTTGTCCGTTTACGTTCGACTATCCAAAATATACAAAAATAGAAGCTGATCAGGAGCGTGGAGCAGGCGACTGCTGGAGCAATGTTCACTTTACACAGTTTAATGCACGTCTTCACCTTACTTATTATGGTGTTTCCTCTCAAAAGGAATACGAAGGATTAGTAGAGGATGCACGTACATTGGCATTTAAACATACGGTTAAGGCGAATGCCATAGATCAGAAACTTATCAACTTTCCAGACCGGAAAGTTTATGGTATTTACTATGCAATTGAAGGAAATACAGCATCCTCTGTGCAATTTTTTCTGACAGATAGTGCTAAACATTACTTCAGGGGAGCTTTATATTTTAATGAGCGTCCGCAATATGACTCGGTTGCACCCGTTGTGACTTTTATAAAGAAGGATATCGACCGGATGATTGATACCTTCAGATGGAAAAACTAA
- a CDS encoding shikimate dehydrogenase family protein: MRTFGLIGYPLAHSFSKKFFTEKFAEEGIADHQYELFPIENIAAVVSLIAADDSLAGLNVTIPHKVGVMTYLNELDPAAETIGAVNCISIQHKDGQTWLKGFNTDAYGFQESLKPYLKKHHTHALILGDGGAAKAVKYVLDQLQITYLSVVRTVAPNAILYSDLTEDLLQKHQVIINTTPLGTFPNVEAAPAIPYQWLTDQHLAYDLVYNPEETEFLKRAKAKGAAIKNGFEMLQLQAERSWFIWNP; this comes from the coding sequence ATGAGAACATTCGGACTAATTGGCTATCCGCTCGCACATTCATTTTCAAAGAAATTCTTTACAGAGAAATTTGCGGAGGAAGGAATTGCTGACCATCAATATGAGCTTTTTCCTATAGAAAATATAGCTGCTGTAGTCTCTTTGATTGCAGCAGATGATTCTCTTGCAGGTCTGAATGTTACTATTCCTCATAAAGTAGGGGTAATGACTTACCTGAATGAGCTGGATCCGGCGGCAGAAACCATAGGTGCGGTGAACTGTATCTCTATTCAGCATAAAGACGGGCAAACCTGGCTTAAAGGATTTAATACAGATGCATATGGCTTCCAGGAGTCTCTTAAGCCGTATTTAAAGAAACACCATACCCATGCGCTGATCCTTGGTGATGGGGGGGCAGCAAAAGCAGTGAAATACGTATTGGATCAATTGCAGATTACTTATCTTTCTGTAGTGCGTACAGTGGCTCCGAATGCGATTTTATATAGTGATTTAACCGAAGACCTGCTGCAAAAGCACCAGGTCATTATCAATACGACTCCGCTGGGTACTTTCCCGAATGTGGAGGCGGCACCGGCTATTCCTTATCAGTGGCTTACTGATCAGCATCTGGCTTACGATCTGGTTTATAACCCGGAAGAGACTGAGTTTCTGAAACGTGCCAAAGCAAAGGGAGCAGCGATTAAAAATGGATTTGAAATGTTGCAGCTTCAGGCAGAACGGTCCTGGTTTATCTGGAACCCTTAG
- a CDS encoding phosphosulfolactate synthase, with amino-acid sequence MNYPLNNIPERPVKPRQSGITMVMDKGLSLRQTEDFIDVAGVHSDIVKLGWATSFVTPRLKEKLDIYRSAGIPTYFGGTLFEAFIIRNQFEDYIRVLEQFGMEYAEVSDGSIEIEHDLKCEYIHKLAKHVTVISEVGSKDATKIFAPYKWIKLMNAEIEAGSWKVIAEAREGGNVGIYRGSGEVREGLVDEILTQIPAETIIWEAPQKEQQVWFIKLIGTNVNLGNIAPAEVIPLETIRLGLRGDTFDYFLNLAK; translated from the coding sequence ATGAATTACCCATTAAATAATATTCCCGAACGTCCAGTAAAACCACGCCAGAGCGGCATAACTATGGTGATGGACAAGGGCCTCAGTTTGAGACAGACAGAAGATTTTATTGATGTCGCAGGTGTCCATTCCGACATCGTAAAATTAGGTTGGGCTACATCCTTTGTTACCCCAAGATTGAAAGAAAAACTAGATATATATCGCAGTGCAGGTATCCCGACTTATTTTGGAGGTACTTTGTTCGAGGCGTTTATTATCCGTAATCAATTTGAAGATTATATTCGTGTACTGGAGCAGTTTGGTATGGAATACGCAGAAGTTTCTGACGGTTCTATTGAAATTGAACATGATCTTAAATGTGAATACATCCATAAATTAGCTAAACACGTTACTGTAATTTCAGAAGTAGGTTCTAAAGATGCTACGAAAATATTTGCACCTTATAAATGGATCAAGCTGATGAATGCTGAAATTGAAGCAGGTTCATGGAAAGTGATTGCTGAAGCCAGAGAAGGTGGAAATGTAGGCATCTACAGAGGATCAGGTGAAGTACGTGAAGGATTAGTAGATGAAATACTGACACAGATACCGGCTGAAACTATTATCTGGGAAGCTCCTCAAAAAGAACAGCAGGTTTGGTTTATCAAACTGATTGGTACCAATGTGAATTTAGGTAATATTGCTCCGGCAGAAGTTATTCCATTGGAAACTATTCGTTTGGGATTAAGAGGAGATACATTTGATTACTTCCTTAATTTAGCAAAATAA
- a CDS encoding tetratricopeptide repeat protein produces MEEEFYFDFSDDAQRSVERYEEMIRNQDQYFFDAQAFENIIDYYIEKSDPVKALQVIEYALNQHPYAAIFLIKQAQLYFVTDQIDKAFFSLQKAEMLEASESEIYVLRGNIYNSLERYAEALDNFQIALTFAETTDEILLQIAYVYQNMLDYESAIKYIKQSLEQNMENKDGLYELAFCYDILDKQEESIQFYMEYIDNDPYSYAAWYNLANSYHKLDLFEKAIDAYDYAILIKDNFASAYYNKGNALVQLDRYAEAIEVYKQTWEYEQPNADTYCAIGECYEKLERMDEARAYYKKSVKMDSKLADAWFGIGVTLNFEERYFESLHFYKKAIELDDENPDFWFAMADAYYKLGQIEQSVEAYYKVLEYNPLDIEAWLDFSTVLYEQGRLLEASETISDGIKNNPDAAELYYRQVAYLFALGQHKEALVYLETALVTDPDKHYILFEYLPQLQDNNSIIEVINRYIK; encoded by the coding sequence ATGGAAGAGGAATTTTACTTTGATTTTAGTGATGATGCGCAGCGTTCGGTAGAGCGTTACGAAGAGATGATAAGGAACCAGGATCAGTATTTTTTTGATGCCCAGGCTTTTGAGAACATCATTGACTACTATATAGAAAAGAGTGACCCCGTAAAGGCACTTCAGGTGATAGAGTATGCCCTAAACCAGCATCCATATGCCGCAATTTTTTTAATTAAGCAAGCGCAGCTTTATTTTGTTACTGATCAGATAGACAAGGCATTTTTCTCTTTGCAAAAAGCAGAAATGCTCGAAGCATCAGAATCAGAGATCTATGTACTTCGCGGAAATATATACAATAGCCTGGAGCGTTATGCCGAAGCATTGGATAACTTTCAGATTGCATTGACTTTCGCGGAAACTACAGACGAAATACTGCTTCAAATCGCTTATGTTTATCAGAATATGCTGGATTACGAAAGTGCAATCAAGTATATCAAGCAGAGTCTGGAACAAAATATGGAGAATAAAGACGGTTTATATGAACTGGCTTTCTGCTACGATATTTTAGACAAACAAGAAGAAAGTATCCAGTTTTATATGGAATATATCGACAACGATCCCTATTCTTATGCAGCATGGTATAACCTGGCAAACTCTTATCATAAGCTTGATCTGTTTGAAAAAGCGATCGATGCCTACGATTATGCGATTCTGATTAAAGATAATTTTGCTTCAGCTTATTATAATAAAGGAAATGCACTGGTACAACTTGACCGTTATGCCGAGGCTATAGAAGTTTATAAACAAACCTGGGAATATGAGCAGCCAAATGCAGATACCTATTGTGCAATAGGGGAATGTTATGAAAAGCTGGAACGTATGGATGAAGCACGCGCTTACTATAAAAAGTCTGTGAAGATGGATAGTAAGCTGGCAGATGCCTGGTTTGGAATAGGGGTAACGCTGAATTTTGAGGAGCGCTATTTCGAATCGCTGCACTTTTATAAGAAAGCGATAGAGCTGGACGATGAAAATCCTGACTTTTGGTTTGCCATGGCTGATGCTTATTACAAACTGGGACAAATAGAACAATCTGTCGAAGCTTATTATAAAGTATTGGAATATAACCCGCTTGATATAGAGGCATGGCTGGATTTTTCCACTGTTCTTTATGAGCAGGGAAGGTTATTGGAAGCCTCAGAAACTATTTCTGACGGGATCAAGAATAACCCCGATGCGGCAGAACTTTATTACAGGCAGGTCGCGTACTTATTTGCGCTTGGACAGCATAAAGAGGCATTGGTTTACCTGGAAACAGCTTTAGTGACTGATCCGGACAAACATTACATCTTGTTTGAATACCTGCCGCAGTTACAGGACAACAATTCAATTATTGAGGTAATTAACAGATATATTAAATAG
- a CDS encoding aldehyde dehydrogenase family protein: MQTNINSVLKNLGIQESNPAYSTGSVWGGVASTGTIDSYSPVDGKKIATVQMASQQDYETVLTHAQTAAIYWRNLPAPKRGDIVRQLGDALRKHKEDLGTLVSYEMGKSLQEGFGEVQEMIDICDFAIGLSRQLYGLTMHSERPNHRMYEQWHPLGIVGIISAFNFPVAVWSWNTALALVCGNVCVWKPSSKTPLCAVACQHILARVLQDNKMPEGISSLLIGNAVGDLINNDKRIPLVSFTGSTRIGRKVSAAVATRFGKSILELGGNNAIIISKDADLDMSIIGAVFGAVGTAGQRCTSTRRLIIHEEIYEDFKNKLVKAYGQLRIGDPLDQHNHVGPLIDKDAVDQYNKAIEKGKTEGAQFVVEGGTLTGEHYNSGCYVKPCVAEVKNHYEIVQEETFAPILYLIKYKTLEEAIALQNDVPQGLSSAIMTLNLREAELFLSCSGSDCGIANVNIGTSGAEIGGAFGGEKETGGGRESGSDAWKGYMRRQTNTINYADTLPLAQGIKFDL; this comes from the coding sequence ATGCAAACCAATATCAACTCAGTTTTAAAAAATTTAGGTATACAGGAGTCAAATCCAGCATATAGTACCGGAAGTGTATGGGGAGGAGTAGCAAGCACTGGAACTATCGATAGCTATTCGCCGGTAGATGGCAAAAAGATCGCTACAGTACAGATGGCCAGTCAGCAGGATTATGAAACGGTATTAACTCACGCACAGACCGCTGCTATTTACTGGCGCAATTTGCCGGCACCTAAACGGGGTGATATTGTACGCCAGCTTGGTGATGCTTTACGTAAGCATAAAGAAGATTTGGGCACACTTGTCTCTTATGAGATGGGAAAAAGTTTGCAGGAAGGATTTGGTGAAGTACAGGAAATGATTGATATCTGTGATTTTGCAATCGGACTTTCCCGTCAATTATATGGCTTAACTATGCACTCAGAACGGCCAAATCACCGCATGTATGAGCAATGGCACCCGCTTGGAATTGTAGGCATAATATCTGCTTTTAACTTTCCTGTAGCTGTTTGGAGCTGGAATACAGCACTGGCTTTAGTATGTGGTAATGTTTGTGTGTGGAAACCTTCTTCTAAAACACCGTTATGCGCTGTAGCTTGTCAGCACATACTGGCGAGAGTACTTCAGGATAATAAAATGCCCGAAGGAATCAGTTCTCTGCTGATCGGTAATGCCGTTGGGGATCTGATCAATAATGATAAAAGAATTCCACTGGTTTCCTTTACAGGTTCTACCCGTATTGGAAGAAAAGTTTCTGCTGCTGTAGCTACAAGGTTCGGAAAAAGCATTTTAGAATTGGGTGGTAACAATGCGATTATCATTTCTAAAGATGCAGACCTGGATATGTCTATCATCGGCGCAGTATTTGGCGCTGTGGGTACTGCTGGTCAGCGTTGTACTTCGACCAGACGTTTGATCATCCATGAAGAGATTTATGAGGATTTCAAAAATAAACTGGTAAAGGCTTATGGTCAGCTTAGAATCGGAGATCCTTTAGATCAGCATAACCATGTTGGCCCACTGATTGACAAAGATGCGGTTGATCAATATAATAAAGCTATTGAGAAAGGAAAAACTGAAGGCGCTCAATTTGTGGTTGAAGGTGGTACACTAACGGGTGAACATTATAATTCTGGTTGTTATGTTAAACCTTGTGTAGCTGAAGTCAAAAACCACTATGAAATTGTACAGGAAGAAACCTTCGCGCCAATCTTATACCTGATTAAATATAAAACACTGGAAGAAGCAATTGCGCTTCAAAACGATGTTCCACAAGGACTATCCTCTGCGATTATGACCTTGAACCTGAGAGAAGCTGAGCTTTTCCTTTCTTGTTCGGGATCAGATTGCGGTATTGCCAACGTAAATATTGGTACTTCGGGAGCGGAAATCGGCGGTGCTTTTGGTGGAGAGAAAGAAACCGGGGGTGGTAGAGAAAGTGGGTCTGATGCCTGGAAAGGATACATGCGCAGACAAACGAATACAATCAACTACGCGGATACTTTACCGCTTGCCCAAGGCATCAAGTTTGATTTATAA